The sequence GCTTATTAGTCAACGCTCCAAATAAACTTCGTGGAGGCAAAAAAGTAGCCTGCCGATGAATGAAGAAAATATAGGCCCAGACGGCCACCATTAATAATACCAAGAAGGAAAATGACCAAATAACAGTCCGTGGTCGAACACGAATATCTCTAGTTTTTATATACCATAAAATAAAGGCAGGGCTAAAAATAGTGTTAGCGGGTTCAATCAAGTCACGCATCCCAAGTTCAGTGCTATTATTTAATCCATGAAAAATAGTTAAAATGATATCATATAAACCATATAAAACTAAGGCTATGACAAATAGACTAGGTCTTTGAATGCGGATAGAGCCGTATCTATAAATATCATGACTAAGGATACCTAGTCCCAAAAATAGAAGTAAATAGCTCCATCCCCAAAACCACCAAAGAGGAATTAGGACGATCCCTAAGACTACTACTTTCTCTGATTGAACCAGAGCATTCCAACGCAGAAAGAAACCGTTAAAGAGGCTAATCTGCTGAGCATTATTTTGATTTTTCTGGGTAGGCAGGGCTGAGCGAGAATAGCTCATATTATCTCTACCTCACGATGGCGATAAAGATAGTTTTCCCTCCTATTTCCTATTCCATTAATGACTAGCCCTAGGACATTAGCTTGGTGTCTATTAAGCTGCTCAAGGCTATCATGAAAAGGATTGTAGTTGCTCATACTTGGCCAGGCAACAAGTAATATGTTATGGATAAACTGAGACATTAACATTGTCTCATCACCTAGGCTAGTAGGAGGCGTATCAATCAATACATAGTCATACTTTCCATGCATTTGTGCAAAGTTTAATACCTGCTCAAATCCTCCACGTGCCAAGAACTCAAAAACTCCTTGTTTATTAGGCTTGGGAACTAAAAGATCTAATCCAGAGTTAATAGAAATGGGTTGATTTTTTGAATGTTCATCTTTTTGGTTTTCATAGGATAAGATAAGCTTCAAATGAGAATTTTGGAAATCAGCATCCACGACAAGAACACGAAATCCTAAGCTCAGTAAGGCATTAGCTAAACCTATGGTAACCGTTGTTTTACCTTCCCCTTTGCTTGCACTAGTAATGATAAGTGTACGACTTTCTAGGGATGTCATACTAATCACAGAGGCAAGACGTTGAAATCCAGGATATATATTTTTACAATCATAGTTTTCCCTGGGGAGTTGGCGTAAATAAGAAATTTTACCGACAATTGGCAAACCAGTCTTTAAAACATCATTGGCTGTTAACAAAGGATTACGACTTTCTAAAAATAAGATAATTGCGGTATTTCCAAAAATAATAGTTAGTAGTGCACCGAGAGCAATGGGCTTACGGCCAGGGCCAACTGGCGTAGGACTTCCTGCCGGTTGATCAAGAACTTGAACATTAGGATAAATACTGAAAGCGTTAACTTGTGTAACTTGAACCTGAGCTGTGAGGCCGTTATAAACGCTTTCAGCAATATCGTATCGGCGTTGTAGTACAGCCAGTTGAGCTTGGGCAGAAGGCATGGCCTGTAGTTGGCGGTTTAGTTGACCAACTTGGCTTTGGAGCTGTATAACTTGTTGCTGTAAAGCATTTTTTTCACTCTCCGCTAAAATCATTCTTTCTACCAAGTTTGAGTAGCCTTGGCCAATAGAAGGATTAATTCCAGCGGTGGTTTCAGCAGCTTTGTTAATGGCTTCTTGCTGTTGTTTAAGTAATGTATCTCTCTGATCCAGTAAATACTGCACTTGCGGATGCTCATCAGTAAATTGGGCTCTTGCATCTACAATTTCAACTCCTAGCTCAGATAATCTTTCCTGAATTGCTTGGTAATCTTGATCCTCAGATAACTGCAAAGCACGGATAGCCTGATCTGGAGTTTGTCCTAAACGAGATGATAAGGAAGACACCTGAGATTTACTCGCTTCAAATTGGGCGCTCACTTCACCTTGAATTACCCTAAGAGAACTAATTGCTCCTACTAACTCTTTGGTTTGGCTATCACTATCTACTAAATTATACTTTTCTTTAAAGGAGACCAGTTCTCTTTCTGCTTCGGCTAGCGTTGACTCCGCATAAATTAGTTCTTTTTGAATAAACTCTGATCTCTGATCCGCATCACTTCTTCTCAATTGATTCAAACGTTGTTGAAATATTTCTATTAAGGTTTCAAGGCGTTGATGAGCAATTTCAGGAGTTGATGCTTCAACACTCAGCGTGATGATAGTTGAGCTATCATCAGGCTGAACATTAAATAATGATTTATACTCATCAATGCGGCCATAAAGCTCTTTTTCTGGATCTAACTCCCTAACTTTTATCAAAGAATCATTACTCAATAAAATCGAAGCTATAATTTTTCGAGAATCAACTTGCTGTGAAAAAATCAAACCATCATTTCCGCCTAAATCTCCTAATACACCCAAATTAAGATTTAAATCTGTTGGTGTACTGGGCAAAATAAGTTTTGCTTTTGCCGACCAAATATCTTCTACTGATTGAGCATTCAATCCTGCAATAACCGCAACAGCCAGATTAAAGACGGCAAGAGGCATCCAATGTCTTTTTGCAACTGCAAGAAATCGGTTCATTATATTTCCAAAAATCCACAGGAAGCATGATCTTCAGCTTAGATAACTTTAGGCAAATTGTAAGCTAAATCCATCTTTATAAATATGAAAATTTAGTAAGCGATTTGTCAAGTTTTAGTTTTGAGAAATTGCTTGTGTCTAAATTGCAAGATTCAACAATAAGTATTTGATTCGATCGGCTATAGAGAATAATTATAGCGGTTACCATTTAGATAAAGTAGAATAACAATCATTTCAAAGCAGACCATCCTACTAATGACAAACTTATTGAAATCAAGCTTTCGGTAGCTATGCACTCACAAAGTGTGTCTAAGGCCGTATTACTATTGTATTAGCCAGGGCTTTCACAAGCCTCAACTCTTCCAAATTGAGTTTAGGTCGAAGACATCCCTATGTGGATTAGATAGAATATTATCTGTTTTTTGAACACGCTACAGCAAAGTTTTAAGAATAATCTTTGATACACTAAACCACTTATCAAGCTCGCGAACCAATAACTGCTCTACAAATCAGGCATCAAGAAGATTTTTCTGTAAATCACCAAGAATAGGCTTTCGTCATATTCTCTTGAGGGGAGACTATTACTGTAATATGTGCGGTGTTTTCCCTGCATTGGGCATTTCTTACTTATTCAAGAACTGTTGTAGTATTCCTCATTGATCTAATTAGAGAATGAGCAAAATAGCGTAAACATGTAATTTTTCATACTCGCTGCCAACCAGATCGAGAGGATTCAGCACTTTGAACCTGAGAGCCATTGAAGAGTAATAGTACATAGGCATCGGTGTCTTCAGCAAAATGACGGCGCTGATTTTTTGCGTTAAATCATCGCTTCGCCGATCCCTTCTTGTCAAGGCACTCAAAGTACAGGGCCAATCTCGCAAATCAACATTAATTTGTTTTTATGGGTATTATCTTGATAGTTTTTTATCTTTTTTAGCCATCGCAGGAAGTATTACTATGATTAAGGATATACATTTTAGCAAGCCAATAACTTTGCAGTAAAATTGAAGTTATCACGCAAACTACTCCCTATCATCTAAAATATTAGGGTTAGAAACTACTTCTTGACATTTATTTAGAAATAATTTTATTTTTTTGGCTAGCAAGTAACCATCAAATTTAGTGACGCTACGATTAATACTATTTTCTCTGGCACTTAATAAGAAATCTTGAGGGTATTTTTTGTTGAGGTATTCTCCTAATTTTGGGCCGTCAAAAAGGTCTCTCTTGACTCCTACTGGTGAATTAATAATTGCATCTTGAAGATGCTCTTTAGAGTAGCACGCTATCACACCTAAATCTTCAACGGCTTCAGAAAAAAGAAGCTGATGATCATCAATATGTTCTCTATATTTAGCTAGTCTTGGCACTATTATAAAGCTCATTCCTCTAGATGAAAGATAGCGAGTTGAGCCCTGGCCAGCGTGAGAAATTACAAGTCTAGACTCATCTAGTTTTTCTTGTAGAATCTCTTTAGAAACTTTTGATACAGCCGTCACAAGTGGATGTTTTTCTATTCTTTCAATATTGCTACAGCCATACTGAAGGAATACAGGTTCTTGGATTATCCCGTCTTCTAAAGAATCAGAAACCCATTCAATTAATCGATCAAACGGAAAAGATATTGTTCCGACAGTAACGCTAATCATTCGTTCTAAATATTTTTTTGTAATTAATGTTAAATCTATAGATTTTAATAATTCCTGAACGCATAAGATACACTTCAACCGAGAGCAACCATCCTTAATGCTTGACGAGGATAATAATTTTAAAATCTCAAACTTAAGAGCTATTAAAAAAAGACACAAAAACTCTATTAAGTTTCGGTTGCCATTAAGAATAATATTACGACTGGAAGAAACCTTGAAGATTAATAGATTTAAACATCTGTCCTATACTCTGCAAGAACTACTATAAACAGGCTATTTGTGTTATTTAGCCTGTATAACCATTGAATTGGGCATGCTCATATTGTTTAGTTAGACCTTCCCATTGAACATAAAATTCATTTGATACTGGATAAACGAGCCTACCTGTGATGCTTAGCTGATGAGCCCGTGAAACACTTTCTACATAAATAAATTTTTTCCCTAAGATCTTTGCTGTATAACCAAAGTTTATAGCAATACTAGCTCCTGTTGATATCACAATATCAGGAGAATGCTGTAACACGAGTTGTACGGTCTTTGGAATATTTAAGACCAGCCTAGTTAAATCTCGGGGAGCTTGGTATGGTATCCAATGTACAACTTCTCCCATATTTAATAAAGAAGTTGTATCTCCATGCTCATGAGTAACCCAAACTCTCTCATGATTCTCCCAAAAGGATCTGAGACCCATCATGGTTGAGAAATGACCTCCAGACGTACAAGCCAGTAGCAATTTCATAATGTGGTGGATCCTAATTGAGTAACATACATCATGACTAAGTTCTAACTTCCGCCAATCTCTGGCTATCTAAGTCACACTCCGCACTTCTTTACCAAGAAACGGGATTTTTTTGGCGCTCCACTTCCACTGGAGTCATATCTGAATAGATGAGCATAATCTTGTGTGAAGCAAAATAAAAGAATTAATAGTGGCCTGAATTCCACCAACCATTAAACTCCATGGATCGCATGGATAAAACTGGCTTTTCAATATAGTTTCGCCTTCAGTCCACAGGTAACCTTTTATTCAAGTGGGACATGAACACACAGAAATTTTCCCCTTGGACACTGATTTACAACTCGAGGATCAGTACAACTTTCACTTAGAGACGGCGTATTCTGAGACTGCCTTAGTCTGTATATTCACTAAATTAACCTTAGATTAATATACGCTTAACCTCAGACTGTGTCAATACCTATCTGTCGGTAGATGTACTGTTAAAGAACACTAGTTCTCCCACCAGGATTTTGCAGAATTACGGTTCCCTCTTGCTGTCAAACTTCCTGGGTTAGCTGATGAAATCCTTGTTGCCATAGGGCTTTGGCAACAGGGCGACTTACTGTTTAGCAGCAATCCAAAGCTTTGTAATTATTGAAGCGATGGACTCTGCTAGATAATATTGCCCTTTTTGTGCCCCCTTAGGAGGCACAAAAGTCTATGTAAAGCCTGTGTGTGGTCGAAGTCGTTTATCGGTCTACAGAAGATCGATGTCTACGACGCAAGAAGGTAGAAAGGGTATATGTACAAGGTAAGGTGAGGAGTGGAGTGGACAAAATGCGCTAAACCTCGACGCATGATACAAATCATGGCAATTTGAAGCGGGGCCTTTGCGTTTCTGGGAAAGCCGCTCACAATCCTAAATCGGTGAGT is a genomic window of Nodosilinea sp. E11 containing:
- a CDS encoding exopolysaccharide transport family protein yields the protein MNRFLAVAKRHWMPLAVFNLAVAVIAGLNAQSVEDIWSAKAKLILPSTPTDLNLNLGVLGDLGGNDGLIFSQQVDSRKIIASILLSNDSLIKVRELDPEKELYGRIDEYKSLFNVQPDDSSTIITLSVEASTPEIAHQRLETLIEIFQQRLNQLRRSDADQRSEFIQKELIYAESTLAEAERELVSFKEKYNLVDSDSQTKELVGAISSLRVIQGEVSAQFEASKSQVSSLSSRLGQTPDQAIRALQLSEDQDYQAIQERLSELGVEIVDARAQFTDEHPQVQYLLDQRDTLLKQQQEAINKAAETTAGINPSIGQGYSNLVERMILAESEKNALQQQVIQLQSQVGQLNRQLQAMPSAQAQLAVLQRRYDIAESVYNGLTAQVQVTQVNAFSIYPNVQVLDQPAGSPTPVGPGRKPIALGALLTIIFGNTAIILFLESRNPLLTANDVLKTGLPIVGKISYLRQLPRENYDCKNIYPGFQRLASVISMTSLESRTLIITSASKGEGKTTVTIGLANALLSLGFRVLVVDADFQNSHLKLILSYENQKDEHSKNQPISINSGLDLLVPKPNKQGVFEFLARGGFEQVLNFAQMHGKYDYVLIDTPPTSLGDETMLMSQFIHNILLVAWPSMSNYNPFHDSLEQLNRHQANVLGLVINGIGNRRENYLYRHREVEII
- a CDS encoding glycosyltransferase, translated to MISVTVGTISFPFDRLIEWVSDSLEDGIIQEPVFLQYGCSNIERIEKHPLVTAVSKVSKEILQEKLDESRLVISHAGQGSTRYLSSRGMSFIIVPRLAKYREHIDDHQLLFSEAVEDLGVIACYSKEHLQDAIINSPVGVKRDLFDGPKLGEYLNKKYPQDFLLSARENSINRSVTKFDGYLLAKKIKLFLNKCQEVVSNPNILDDRE
- the pssD gene encoding PssD/Cps14F family polysaccharide biosynthesis glycosyltransferase; the encoded protein is MKLLLACTSGGHFSTMMGLRSFWENHERVWVTHEHGDTTSLLNMGEVVHWIPYQAPRDLTRLVLNIPKTVQLVLQHSPDIVISTGASIAINFGYTAKILGKKFIYVESVSRAHQLSITGRLVYPVSNEFYVQWEGLTKQYEHAQFNGYTG